TTTTGGGCATACGCTTCAAGCGCTTTTTCAAAACAAGCTAGAGGTGCGCGAACTGTACCTGCCCCGATTTGACCAACTCCTGGCTCTTTGTGGGCAATCCCGGTATTAATTACCGGTGTGATGCCTGTTTCAACGACTTTTCTTGCATCAATACCGAGACAGATTCCCTGGAAGTTCCAAGTTGGAATCGTAAAGTTAGGGTTATGGCCAATACAAATTTCAGCCATTTCGCTGCTGGTTGCCAGTGCATCGTCAAAACCGCCCGCACCTACGAAGCGGGTCACACCTGGAGCAGCCACCATGGCCATGCCTCCTACACCGAATGCCTCCGTAATGGCGCTATCACCGATATCAGGATTCGCCATGTCTTGGGAATAACCGGTGAAGAATAAACCTTGCGGCGTATTAACTGGAGCAGTAAACCATTCGTCTCCCATGCCGCTGATTCGGATTCCGAAGTTTTGGCCATTTCTCGACATCGCCGTTACGACAGTACCGTGCTCAATCATTCTTGCAGCATCAAGTACCGCTTTAGAGGTTGCCATAGCAACATTCAGGAAGAACTGATCGGTATCAGCCAGAAATTTCACTACAGCCAATTTGTCTGTTTCGGTTGCATCGGTTTGTAAAATATAAGAACTTATTTCTTTTAGAAATACGAGAGAAGCTGCGATATTCCGCTGATGGAATTCGTCACCCATTGTGATTGCCTTCGCGATCATCACATTAATATTCAGACCTTGCTCAGTCTGGCGTAGAGCTTTAGAAAGGATAGGGCCCAGCACATCTCTCATCCATTGCAGACGCTGAATGACCTCTTCGGAATAGGCTCCGAAGCGCAGCACTTTCCCGATCCCTTCATTCATGGTGCAGAATGCGCGGTTACCATCCGTCTGATTTTCTACCACTAGCAGCGGCATGTTAGCGGAGGTGATTCCGCCCATAGGCCCCACAGCTTTGACATGATGGCACGGAATGAAGGTTACCCCTCCTTGCTCCAACATCTTCATCGCTTGTTCTTCGTTGGCTGCCCAACCTTCAAACAAGACCGCCCCGATACAAGCGCCCTGCATGGGGCCTGTCATGTTGGCGAATGAAATGGGTGGACCAGCATGCAGAAGCACCTGTCCATTTAATTGGTCCACTACTGATTTGGCAGGAACGACGTCCACCAAGAAAGGGGCACCGGCTACAATTTTTTGAATGACTGCCTGATTGGCTTCATCGATCGTTTGATATGGTCCATACATGCTGCATATCTCCTTTTATTTAAGAGGTTGTTCAAACTTTAATTTATTTGAGTAAGCTCAGAATTTTCCGCATCTTCTCATTGCCTCCAGCTATCGGGCGCCAGTCAAAGTGAACGGCATTTCCGCCGTGGCTGGTTACTGCATTTACAAATTTCTTAAGCCCCACATTCACAACTTCTGGCTTTCCGCTCAGCAGTTTAACAATGGATTCAGATACGTTGATGTTTCCTTGTTCGGTCTGCACTGCAGGAATGAATGATTTATCCTTATCCTGAAGCTGGATGCCCATCATCGCCAGAGCGGTTCGCACAGCCTGATTGTTACTGTCTTTAACAATAACGCCTGCTCGTTCAAGTTTGGCCTTTTGCTCTTGATAATTTTGCGGGTCTTGTTCGGTGCCACACACCGCTGCTACGAAATATAAGCTTTTGCCTTGTGCTGCAGCTTCACTCTGTGTTTTCTCAATGACAGGCAAAAGTGCGCCAGCCATATCTTCATGTGAACCGTACCCTAGAACGACATCCAGCATAATAATCGCTGTGGATTTATCCTGGGCTGCCTGCTCGATGTAATGGATTCTCGTTTCTGGATCAATCATCGGGTGTGGTTTACCTTGTGTATATTTGTCATCTCCCAGATCAATCACTTCATGACCTTTAGCTTTTAACATGTATCCATCTTCATGAATCAACTGTCCCAGTTCCAAGCCTTTGGAAATAAGAACCGCAGCTTCGTAAGCGAGTGTACCACCGGAATACAGACCTTTAATCGTTGTCTGCTCCGGTGCCAGCTTCGTCTGTGGAACCTCAACGTTCAGTTTATTGTAGTTCGCCCTAACTTCTCTGCCTTTAGACAAATCCACGGCTATCATGGCAGTCTCTTCCAGCGTATAGGCATAATGTACCGTGCCTTCATGTGTTTCTGGCTCTTCGCCGACGAAGATAGCGACTACCGGTTTTGATATACGATGTAACAGTCGAACGACCTGATTCCGTACTTCGATGGCAGGCGGTTTGGAAATAACGACGATCACTTCAGTAGCTTTGTGATGCTCTAGTCCTTGAATCGCATCCAGCATCGTAATCGCTCCAATCGGTTCAGACAGATCGCGTCCGCCTGTCCCGATTGCCTGGCTCACGCCGCTGCCCAACCGGTCAATGAGGGTGGTAACTTCTTGAATGCCTGTGCCTGAAGCACCGATAACGCCAATGTTGCCTTGTTGTACTACGTTGGCAAAGGCTACCGGAACACCGGATACAATTCCGGTTCCGCAATCTGGACCCATGACCAGCAAGCCTTTGTCATGCGCTTTCTGTTTCAGACGCAGTTCGTCCTGGACGTCAACGTTATCGCTAAAGATAAAAGCGTGCAACCCACGGTCAAGTGCTTGTTCCGCTTCTTCCGCTGCGTATTGGCCAGGGACAGAAATAAGAGCTAGATTGGCATTCGGGAGCGCTTGCAGCGCTTTGTCCCAAGTCCGTACGGATTGGAATTCCTGCTTGTTACTGCTTACCGCCTGATTTTTCAGTTCCGCTTCAATAGTATCTAACACCTCGGATACGTGTTCTTGACTATCGGTCTTGATTACGATACACATATCATTAGGGCCCGCTTTATCGAGTTCATCCGTATACATGGCGGTATTATGGAAAATATCTTTATTCGCAGGCGTCCCCATCATAATAGAGGCTTGCTCTACTCCGTCCAGCGTGGAAATTTTGTTTGTTAAGAGCATGAGGTTAACTGAATCTTGATAGGAATTTTCTTTAATGATGGAATATAACATAAGTACAAGCTCCTCTTCAGTCAGAATAGACAATTGGTGAAGTTACTTGGCAAATGGATCTTTGTTGTCATACTGATTTCTATGAACGACGTCTGATATCAGGTATTCATAAATATCGTCTACCATTTCAATCCCGTTTTTCTCGTATTGTTCTTGAATCAGATCATTATTTTGTCCGGGGAACAGCACTTGCTCAAAGCCAGGCGCCGGTTTGATCTGATTCAAATCGTCCATGGTATTCGAAATATGTTGTTTAAACATGTCAGGGTCCGTAAAAAATGCGGGGTTAATGACAAGATGAAACTGACCAAGATTTCGGTATTCGGTTAGATCATGGTACATCGATGAAACTTTATTCCCAAATGGCAGGCCGAGCAGAATACCTGAGAGCACATCCACCATCATCATCAGACCGTATCCCTTTGGACCGGCAATTGGGAGTAAGGCATTGACTTTAAAAGGATCTGTCGTCGAATGGCCTTCTTTATCGACTGCCCATGAATCCGGGATCGACTCGTGTCTTGATCTGGCATGAAGGATTTTGCCCCAAGCTTGTATCGTCGTCGCCATGTCCAGCGTCATGATCCGTCCATCCTGGCTAGGAGCGGCAAATGCAATCGGATTCGTCCCGTAATAAGGTTCTGAGCCGCCGAAGGGTACGACCATCGGATCGGATTGACACATCGAAATACCGATCATTCCGGATTTGGCTGCTTGCCGTACAAAATAGGATAGGGCTCCGCTGTGTCCGATTCTTCTGACGCCAACAGCTGCTATCCCGTGTTCTCTCGCCATCTCGATGGCCTCATCCATAGCTAGTTTGGCAGCGACATGACCTACTCCATTGTCCCCATCAAATATCGCTGTGCTGGGACCCGTTTTGTTAAATTTAAACTCGGGATTTGTATTTAATCCGCCTTTAGCGATTCGTTCCGCATAGTATTCCACTCGCATAGCGCCGTGAGAATGAATGCCCCTTATGTCGGCATGGACCAGAACATCCGCTACACCGGCGGCATGTTCTTCTGTTAAACCCGCCATGTGCAGCTTTGTTGTGATTAACTCGTGTAACTGTTGTCTGAATATTTTCAATGCTAACACCTCTGTTCATTCGATTTTCTACATGGCACGAGTTTAGAGATCCGCATCCCGATTGCAATCTTTAGAGTAAACATAAGCCAGTTTCTCGCGACCAACTGCATAGCAAGCTTGTTGTACATATGGACCCATGAAGATATAGTCGCCTTGTTTTACCGGAATCCACTTGTTATCCAGATTGTACAGTCCTTCACCAGACAGCAGGTAAGCTCCATGTTCTTGTACATGCGTTTCGATGAATGGATGACATGCGCCCGGATCGAAGGTTAATATGTGAAAATTCATATCGAAAGCAAGATCTTTCGGAAGTAAATCCTGAATTCTCATATTTGTCATTCCGTCATAATCTTCTTCAGGAATGTTGCCTGAATGCCCGGATACGACCCATGGTTTCAAGTCTTTTAACGGTTTATGCTTTTGTTTGTACAGGAACAGTTTGCTGTCGCCGTCTACCAAGTTGTTCAGATACATCTTCGTTCCTGGCGGACAGTACAGGTATCCACCGCTTGTCAGCCTATACGACTTGTCAGCAGCAGATGCCTCGACTTCACCTTCCAGCACATAAACGAAAGTTTCGATCTGTTCTTGTCCGCCAAAACCATCTGTATTTGCGCCGCCTTTGTGCATGGTAACCATATAATCGACAAAGCTTGCTCCAAGTTTTGGGGATGCCAGAATCGATATCGTGCAGTTGTCAAAGCCCGGTACTACGTTATTAACCAGGCCTTCCGGAGTGATTAAGGCATATTTGCCATGTTTAATGATAGAACGGCTGGACAGCAGATCAGTTGGATAACCCATTGTGTGTATCTCCTTTTTCTCTTAAGTTTGTGTGTGAAATAAATGCTATTGTTCTTTTACAGCGCAGGGCGCTTCCTTAAATTTGCGAAGAACAGGAATACAGTACCTACAATAATGATGCCGATAGCTAGGTAAAAGCCCAAAACCTTACTGCCTGTAGCGTCTGAAATCAAGCCAGTTACGAACGGAGCGATGACCGAGGACATCATTCCGAAGAAGTTAAATACGCCGAATGTTGTACTATACCCTTGCTTAGGGGCAATATCTGCTACGTAGGAGATCATGATCGGGTCAACAGCCAGTTTACCGAAGAAACCGTACATAATCAGGAACAACATCAGCAGTTCATTACTTTGAATAGCCACTGTTAGATACAAGGTAACTGCGGCAATCACTTGCAAAATAATGACAACCATAATCTTCTTGTTCTTGAACTTGTCGGATAACCGACTGAACAACAGCGCACCTGGCACAGATGCAAAAGCAACCAGAGCTGAGGCAAAACCGATAGCAGCACCTTGGAATCCGCGCTCCATTTGCAGGTAACTTGGCAGCCAAGTCACAATCATGTAATACCCGTAACATATTGCAAAGTAAATCACGTAAGCCGAGATCATTCGGATATCGCCAAAGAGCGTCTTCATCGTTGCTTTATCATCTGCATCTTTTCCCTTGTTAGCTGCAACGTTATTCGATGCCGGTTTTTCCTTAATGACTTTGGCAAAGGCGATCGCCATAATAACAATCAGGACAGTTGTGACAACGAGCAGCGGTCTCCAGTCCCAACCTAGCCCTTTCACCAAGTAAGAGGAACCGATATATCCGATAGCCATTCCGAGTGCTGAACCGCTGTTGATAATAGCGGTAGAGAAGCCCCGCTTCTCGGCCGGGATTGTGGACGATGAGATCGAATAAGCAGGTCCGTAGTACGTTCCTTGTCCAAGTCCTGCCAGGAAGCTGCCTACCAGGAGGAAAATCAGAGACGGTGCGATTCCGACGGTAAAAACTCCGAAAGCAAAGATAAGGAAACCCGGGATCAGCATTATTTTTCTTCCGAATTTATCAGCCATAAAGCCGGATGGAATCTGCATTGAAGTGTATGCCAGAAAAAACAAACTAGAGATCAGACCCATGCTGGCATCCGATTCAACGCCAAGCTGTATCTTGATTTCCGGTAAAATCGGATTCAGTATTGTTCTGTATATCCAGATGACAGTCCAACCAAGGCAAAATAAAATGACGACCTTTTTCCAATATTCAAGTCCACCTTGTTTAGGTGTAGTAGGGGTTTGTACCTTCATCTTTTTCTGCTCCTTATAATAAGGTTGTAGGCAAGTTTTTTGCCAAGACGTCGTTTATTCTTTGTATGCCAGATTATACAAAGTTCCGATCAGAACCTTCACACCTTCGGCTAAATCATGAGGCTCGGTATATTCAGCCGGATTGTGGCTAATTCCTTGCCTGCTTGGTACAAAGATCATGGCCGATGGTACAAAAGGAGCCAGAATCTGGGCATCATGCCCTGCCCCACTATGCATCAGTTTATAATTCAAGCCTTGTTCCCGGCACTCGCGTTCAATGACTTCTACGACATGTTTATCCATAGGAACCGGATTTGCATCCATCCACATATCGATTTTCAGTTCTACTTTCCGTTCTTCTGCAATGTTCTTTAGGGAATTCGTAATTTCTTCCGTAAATTGAACAAGTGCGTCTTTCTCGGTATGACGAATGTCCATCGTGAATAAGGCGTATCCTGGAACGACGTTAACTACATTTGGCTTCACTTCGATTTTGCCGATCGTTGCCACTAACGGATCTCCGTGTTTGTCCGCTCGGCTTATGACGTCAAAGATCATAGCACTTGCAGCTTGGACAGCATCTTTGCGGTAACTCATCGGAGTCGTACCTGCATGGTTAGCCTCACCTATCACTTCTACGGTAAATCTGCGCTGGCCTACAATGCTGTGGACTACACCAACGGGTTTTTGCTCTGTTTCCAGAACACTGCCTTGCTCGATATGGATTTCTACAAACGCTTTCAGGTCTTTGCGAAGTTCTCTAGATTCCTGGCGGAAATTAAAGTTGCATTCTCTCATCGCATCCACGAAAGCTACGCCATCAAAATCAACAATGCTCTCTACTTCTTTACGTTCTGCTGTGCCTACGATGTTTTTTGACCCCCAGAATGTATATGGGAAACGGCTGCCTTCTTCTTCAGCCATCGATACAACCTGAAGATTGCGCAACGGCTGACCATAGGTCTCTTGTAAATATTTAACCGCAAGCAGACCTGCGACAATACCGTATTGTCCATCGTATAAACCGCCATTGCTTACTGTATCCACGTGAGAACCGGTCATAATCGTTTCATCTGGATACTTCGTTCCTTGTAGACCTCCAAACAGGTTGCCCACCTCATCAAAGTGAGCATGGAAGCCTTCTTTGTTCATCCAATCTTCCAGAGCTTTCTGAGCGTTGAGCCATTCTTTGGAATAGAGAAGTCTGGTAATACCTCCTTCAGGATCATTTCCGAAATATCCGAGCCATTCTAACATCTGCATGATATCTTTACTTTGTTCTCCCATACTTACCGTTCCTTTCTGCGATGATAAAAGTGCTTCAAAAGTGCTGATTAACTTTCTTACACCTTAATTGTAAGCGCTTACCGATATGGGCGTCATTAACAGAGGTGGATAAAAGATTAACAGCTTCTTTATCCACCTTGGCTAAAAACAGGGTCTTTTTAGTTAAAATTTTTAGTGTTCTTCTTCGTTATTTATTAAATTCAGAATTTTTAGACCAACCCGGGTTTCCAGCATCTCTTCAGAATTATCGAAATCCATGTCGCTAATTTCTTTGATCCGTTCCAGTCGGTACATGACCGTTTTGTAATGGACAAACAAATCCTGAGCTGCTTTGGCAGCATTTTGGTTATGCTGCAAAAAGACCTCAAGCGTATGCAGCAAATCTTTTTTGATGGCACTTTTGCTTTGAACAAGCCTGTTTAAAGAAGCGGGAATAAACGAGGTCAGTACGGCAGGATCTGGATACTGACAGAGCAGGCGGAATAAACCAAGCTCGGCGAAGGCGGTAATCGATTCGCTACCGTAGAGCGTACCACCGAGGTTCAGGGCTTCTTGCGCCTCTTGATGGCTTCTCGAAATATCCATGACAGTTGCTACCACATTGCCGATGCCGACCTGTATTACAATATCTTTCGTTTTCGTGCGGATGTTGTCTTGAATCCCGCGGATTTTGTCTTTAACTGCTGGCAACCAGATTTTCTCTTTCCCTTCCTGCGAATCAACAGGCAGTAGCAGAATGATGGTATCGCTTCGGCTACGCGTAATAGCATCTGCAAAATGAGCGTCAATTGCTTCGTGTAAGTAAGTAAACGTTTTACTCTGCAGTCTGCGCAAGTTTTTAGGTTTAAACATTTCTTGTTGGTTGAACGAGATGAACTCTTCTTTCACATGAAACAAAAGCACGGCATATGATCGATCTAAATCCCAGCCGATCAGGTTAGCTCGTTGATACACCGTCTCCGACATCTGACCTTTACCTGAAAGCAGATCATCAATGATATCATTTTTATATTTCCGCTCGACTTCCGCCACAGCAAATTGCTTGACCAGTTCTAGAGACAGAGCAGTAGCGGCATTCTCTATTGCAATGAAATCTAATTCTTCTAATTGTTTATGGATTTCGGTGATAACGAGATGCACCTTAATACGGTTTACTGTACGTATAGGCACGACTACATGGTGGAGCGATTTCAACTCCGGTTCGGTAACTTGCGTAGTTATCCAATAATAAGGAAATTTGGTTTCGAATATTTTCTCGCGTTCTACAATATGCTCCTGTTGGTGTGTGGGAATCGTGTACAAGGAAGTATGAGTCATACAGACAAAATTTCGGTCATAGATGGCAACAGGGTTTCCGATTAATTGTTCCAATGTAGTGATTATTGGTTCCATACCGCTATCTGTTAAGGAGAGTGTAGTGAAGCGATCATGCACCTCTTTAAAATATTTGAGCTTCATTACCTGGTTATTAAACAGTTCTTCCATAACCGGATAGAGCACATCTACATAAGGGATGTCCTGTGGGATTTGGATAATTGGCAGCCCCGTCTGTTCGCCTATTTCTATGATTGCCTCGGGAATCTTCTTAACAAAACGGTGGTTTTTGATCAATATGGCGCTGACGCTTTTGTCAGCCAAGCGGAAGATAAATTCGCGCTGCTCTGCTTCTGTATAATTGAGGATCGGATATAGACTGGTCAGCAGCATCTCTCCGCCTTTCAGCCAATCTGCGATGTCGGGTGCTTCCATAATTGTGATGCCTTTTATTATATTCGTAAGCCCTTTGCTGCCCCCTAGCACTTTTGCATGCTGCAGTCGAGCCATCTTCAATACATGTTCTACTCTGAATTCCATATCTTTAACTCCTTATGATTGCAAGTCTGACGTCTTCTTAATTGTATTGCGTCGGAGTAAGGGTGGAGTATAGCATAATGGTGTATTCGTAAATGGGTGTATTCGCTTACACTCATGCCCGATGAGTTGCCTTTGAAATTGATGCGCGCGGATCAGCTCCTTTATATCTATGTATAAAGGATAAACAATGTAGAAAATGAAGTCAAAAATAGGGGGAATAACTGATGAGAACGATTTGTTATAAAACAGTTGAAGGTGTTGATTTGCTTGGAGACTTTTACAGTGCTTGTCAGACTAGTTCCGCTGTGATTGTCTATATTCATGGAGGCGGATTAATATTTGGTTCAAGAAAAGATATTTTGCAAGAACAGGTGGAGCAGTACAATCAGGCTGGTCTGCACGTTCTGTCCATTGATTATCGACTAGCCCCTGAAACGCGGCTTCCAGCTATTATTGAAGATATTCAGGATGCTCTTCGCTGGCTACGAGAACAAGCATTCATCGAGCTTGGCTTTCAGCCATCCGCTATAGCCGTCGTAGGGAGTTCCGCAGGTGGATACCTTGCTCTGCTCGCCGGATCCAGGGAGCCAACTTTGCAAGCGGTTGTGTCTTTTTATGGCTATGGGGATATTCAAGCCAACTGGTCTTCGAGTCCTAGCCCGTTCTATCTGCAAAAACCTACGGTGCCTAAAGAACTGGCAGATCAGTTGATCACAAGGCGGACGCTTGCTGAAAGCTCCATTCAGCAAAGATTTGGTCTCTATTTATATTATCGTCAACAGGGAATCTGGACTCAGGAGGTTACGGGGTTGGACCTTGTTCAGGATAAGGAGGAGCTGGACTTGCTTTGTCCGGCACAAGTTGTGGACGATTCTTTTCCGCCTACTATGCTGCTGCATGGGGAGGATGATCAGGATGTGCCTTGTGAACAATCTATCGGTATGGCGCGGCGGTTGCAAAGTGCGGGAGTTGAGCATACGCTTCTGACCCTTCCAGGTGAGGACCACTTATTTGACATGCAGCTGGAAAAAGAAAATGTTCAGCGGGCATTTGCGCAGGTTCTGGAGTTTTTGCGGCGTCATTTAGTTTAATAATGGAGCTTTAAACTATGGAATGATTAGAAAAACGTCAATCGACGTACTTTCTACGCACAAAAAAGTTGATAACTTCCCGCCTACTTCTTCCGGTGCATGCAGGTATTTAATCTTGGACAGCTGATCATCATTGTATTCCACATGAACATTATGGGCGCCTGCCTTGTAAACATGCAGAGTAATCAACCGGATCAGGTCGGCTGCTGCGATCGGTCCCATCACCACAACCGTCTGGCCTGGCTGTACATTCACACCTACCTTGAGGGCTAGCTCCGCATAATTTTCCAATTGCTGCTTCAGTGATGCCACAATGCGGAATGAGAGTCTGATATCATAAAAAACCCATCTTTTTCAAGATGGGCTCAAACGAGAGGATTAGATAGAAACCTGCATCCGTAAAAATAATATTCTGAAAAAAAACGCTATTATGACTCCTGAAGTTCTTCCTTCGGTTCCGGAGCCATCTTCTTAGCCAAAAACAGGGCTACAACCACCGCCGTAATTCCGCCAACAAGCTTCCCGACAATCATTGGGAAAATCATTTCCTTCGCGACCCCAGCCGTAAAACCAAGATGATCGCCGAATACAAATGCGGCCGACACGGCAAATGCGACGTTGATGACCTTGCCCCGCGCATCCATGTCTTTCATCATGCCAAACATCGGTATGACGTTAGCAAGCGTCGCAACCAGCCCGGCTGCCGCAATCTCATTCATGCCAAGCAACTTGCCCAGCTTCATAAGCGGTTTATTAAATACTTTCGTAATTACAAATACCATCGCAAAAGCGCCGGCGAGTACAATAGCAATATCGCCAACGATTTTGATTCCGTCTTCAACCGGAGCAAGCCCTGGAATGATGGTAATCCCCGTCAACTGCTGCGTGATGCCAGCTGCGAGTCCCAATGTCGCGACGATGACGATGAACTGCCCAAAAACCGTGAACCCTTTGATCATACCCTGCGGAAATTTCCACAATCCCAGCACGATAAGTACAGCAAACAAAATAATTGGAACTAGGTTGGACAAAATCATTGTGATCGAGTAACCGGCAACCAATCCGCCAATCAAGCAACCGAGCGGTATAGTTACGATACCGGCCAGCACGCCGGTAGCCAAAAATTTCTGGTCTTCTTTTTTAATAATGCCAAGTGCAACCGGAATGATGAATACAATCGTAGGGCCAAGCATAGCCCCCAGGATCGTTCCTGCGAATAATCCCGCTTCCGGACTCTGCGCGAGTTCCTGTGCCAGCGAGAAGCCGCCCATGTCGTTCGCCAGCAATGTAGTCGCAAACATGGCGGGGTCTGCTCCCAATGCGCTGTATATCGGAACGACGACCGGACTTAGCACTTTGGCCAGGACCGGAGACAGGCAGATGATCCCCACCATGGCGAGCGTAAGCGAACCCATGGCCATAATCCCTTCATCGAATTGATGTCCCAATCCAAACTTGTACCCAATGCACTTATCGATGGCACCGAGAATCATGAAAATAACCATGCCGTATATGATAATTTCATTAATCTCCACGTACATGCTCCCCCATTCTATCGCTATATGATCCAAAGCAAATGGTTTTCATTGACCATCGTGCCCTGAAAACTCCCTACCGGAAGTGTTGTATGATTTCTTCGGACGGGGAACGAAGCACCGCATGATGAATGATCCGCTTTGGATCCATGGAGGATACAAACACCTTCATCCCCTGCTCCACATCGCTGACACTTCCTGTGAACACGGCGAGAAACTTTCCCCCAATCGCCATGCCAAGATTCATTTTTTTCACATGAATGTCGCATTGCTTCAAAGCTTCATTTAATG
Above is a window of Paenibacillus sp. FSL K6-1330 DNA encoding:
- a CDS encoding DUF1116 domain-containing protein, whose product is MYGPYQTIDEANQAVIQKIVAGAPFLVDVVPAKSVVDQLNGQVLLHAGPPISFANMTGPMQGACIGAVLFEGWAANEEQAMKMLEQGGVTFIPCHHVKAVGPMGGITSANMPLLVVENQTDGNRAFCTMNEGIGKVLRFGAYSEEVIQRLQWMRDVLGPILSKALRQTEQGLNINVMIAKAITMGDEFHQRNIAASLVFLKEISSYILQTDATETDKLAVVKFLADTDQFFLNVAMATSKAVLDAARMIEHGTVVTAMSRNGQNFGIRISGMGDEWFTAPVNTPQGLFFTGYSQDMANPDIGDSAITEAFGVGGMAMVAAPGVTRFVGAGGFDDALATSSEMAEICIGHNPNFTIPTWNFQGICLGIDARKVVETGITPVINTGIAHKEPGVGQIGAGTVRAPLACFEKALEAYAQKLGLI
- the fdrA gene encoding acyl-CoA synthetase FdrA, giving the protein MLYSIIKENSYQDSVNLMLLTNKISTLDGVEQASIMMGTPANKDIFHNTAMYTDELDKAGPNDMCIVIKTDSQEHVSEVLDTIEAELKNQAVSSNKQEFQSVRTWDKALQALPNANLALISVPGQYAAEEAEQALDRGLHAFIFSDNVDVQDELRLKQKAHDKGLLVMGPDCGTGIVSGVPVAFANVVQQGNIGVIGASGTGIQEVTTLIDRLGSGVSQAIGTGGRDLSEPIGAITMLDAIQGLEHHKATEVIVVISKPPAIEVRNQVVRLLHRISKPVVAIFVGEEPETHEGTVHYAYTLEETAMIAVDLSKGREVRANYNKLNVEVPQTKLAPEQTTIKGLYSGGTLAYEAAVLISKGLELGQLIHEDGYMLKAKGHEVIDLGDDKYTQGKPHPMIDPETRIHYIEQAAQDKSTAIIMLDVVLGYGSHEDMAGALLPVIEKTQSEAAAQGKSLYFVAAVCGTEQDPQNYQEQKAKLERAGVIVKDSNNQAVRTALAMMGIQLQDKDKSFIPAVQTEQGNINVSESIVKLLSGKPEVVNVGLKKFVNAVTSHGGNAVHFDWRPIAGGNEKMRKILSLLK
- the allD gene encoding ureidoglycolate dehydrogenase, whose amino-acid sequence is MKIFRQQLHELITTKLHMAGLTEEHAAGVADVLVHADIRGIHSHGAMRVEYYAERIAKGGLNTNPEFKFNKTGPSTAIFDGDNGVGHVAAKLAMDEAIEMAREHGIAAVGVRRIGHSGALSYFVRQAAKSGMIGISMCQSDPMVVPFGGSEPYYGTNPIAFAAPSQDGRIMTLDMATTIQAWGKILHARSRHESIPDSWAVDKEGHSTTDPFKVNALLPIAGPKGYGLMMMVDVLSGILLGLPFGNKVSSMYHDLTEYRNLGQFHLVINPAFFTDPDMFKQHISNTMDDLNQIKPAPGFEQVLFPGQNNDLIQEQYEKNGIEMVDDIYEYLISDVVHRNQYDNKDPFAK
- the allE gene encoding (S)-ureidoglycine aminohydrolase, whose amino-acid sequence is MGYPTDLLSSRSIIKHGKYALITPEGLVNNVVPGFDNCTISILASPKLGASFVDYMVTMHKGGANTDGFGGQEQIETFVYVLEGEVEASAADKSYRLTSGGYLYCPPGTKMYLNNLVDGDSKLFLYKQKHKPLKDLKPWVVSGHSGNIPEEDYDGMTNMRIQDLLPKDLAFDMNFHILTFDPGACHPFIETHVQEHGAYLLSGEGLYNLDNKWIPVKQGDYIFMGPYVQQACYAVGREKLAYVYSKDCNRDADL
- a CDS encoding MFS transporter — protein: MKVQTPTTPKQGGLEYWKKVVILFCLGWTVIWIYRTILNPILPEIKIQLGVESDASMGLISSLFFLAYTSMQIPSGFMADKFGRKIMLIPGFLIFAFGVFTVGIAPSLIFLLVGSFLAGLGQGTYYGPAYSISSSTIPAEKRGFSTAIINSGSALGMAIGYIGSSYLVKGLGWDWRPLLVVTTVLIVIMAIAFAKVIKEKPASNNVAANKGKDADDKATMKTLFGDIRMISAYVIYFAICYGYYMIVTWLPSYLQMERGFQGAAIGFASALVAFASVPGALLFSRLSDKFKNKKIMVVIILQVIAAVTLYLTVAIQSNELLMLFLIMYGFFGKLAVDPIMISYVADIAPKQGYSTTFGVFNFFGMMSSVIAPFVTGLISDATGSKVLGFYLAIGIIIVGTVFLFFANLRKRPAL
- the allC gene encoding allantoate deiminase — its product is MGEQSKDIMQMLEWLGYFGNDPEGGITRLLYSKEWLNAQKALEDWMNKEGFHAHFDEVGNLFGGLQGTKYPDETIMTGSHVDTVSNGGLYDGQYGIVAGLLAVKYLQETYGQPLRNLQVVSMAEEEGSRFPYTFWGSKNIVGTAERKEVESIVDFDGVAFVDAMRECNFNFRQESRELRKDLKAFVEIHIEQGSVLETEQKPVGVVHSIVGQRRFTVEVIGEANHAGTTPMSYRKDAVQAASAMIFDVISRADKHGDPLVATIGKIEVKPNVVNVVPGYALFTMDIRHTEKDALVQFTEEITNSLKNIAEERKVELKIDMWMDANPVPMDKHVVEVIERECREQGLNYKLMHSGAGHDAQILAPFVPSAMIFVPSRQGISHNPAEYTEPHDLAEGVKVLIGTLYNLAYKE
- a CDS encoding PucR family transcriptional regulator ligand-binding domain-containing protein; the protein is MEFRVEHVLKMARLQHAKVLGGSKGLTNIIKGITIMEAPDIADWLKGGEMLLTSLYPILNYTEAEQREFIFRLADKSVSAILIKNHRFVKKIPEAIIEIGEQTGLPIIQIPQDIPYVDVLYPVMEELFNNQVMKLKYFKEVHDRFTTLSLTDSGMEPIITTLEQLIGNPVAIYDRNFVCMTHTSLYTIPTHQQEHIVEREKIFETKFPYYWITTQVTEPELKSLHHVVVPIRTVNRIKVHLVITEIHKQLEELDFIAIENAATALSLELVKQFAVAEVERKYKNDIIDDLLSGKGQMSETVYQRANLIGWDLDRSYAVLLFHVKEEFISFNQQEMFKPKNLRRLQSKTFTYLHEAIDAHFADAITRSRSDTIILLLPVDSQEGKEKIWLPAVKDKIRGIQDNIRTKTKDIVIQVGIGNVVATVMDISRSHQEAQEALNLGGTLYGSESITAFAELGLFRLLCQYPDPAVLTSFIPASLNRLVQSKSAIKKDLLHTLEVFLQHNQNAAKAAQDLFVHYKTVMYRLERIKEISDMDFDNSEEMLETRVGLKILNLINNEEEH
- a CDS encoding alpha/beta hydrolase translates to MRTICYKTVEGVDLLGDFYSACQTSSAVIVYIHGGGLIFGSRKDILQEQVEQYNQAGLHVLSIDYRLAPETRLPAIIEDIQDALRWLREQAFIELGFQPSAIAVVGSSAGGYLALLAGSREPTLQAVVSFYGYGDIQANWSSSPSPFYLQKPTVPKELADQLITRRTLAESSIQQRFGLYLYYRQQGIWTQEVTGLDLVQDKEELDLLCPAQVVDDSFPPTMLLHGEDDQDVPCEQSIGMARRLQSAGVEHTLLTLPGEDHLFDMQLEKENVQRAFAQVLEFLRRHLV